AATTATCATGAGCTTAAGGTGGAATGCACAAGCTGGTCcagtataataataataataataataataataataataataataataataataataataataataataataataataataataataataataataataataataataataataataataataataaatatttaaagtggctagcccagaaaatcacaaaaacctagagttagtggattgtttccactgggggccactagaacaaaaaagaaacaaaaaatgataaaccttagactgcctcagctcaatcaaacatagtaacatttataatctgtgaaaattgaaaagaaaaagaataaaaaacaaaaattaaaaagttaaaaagtgatctccattagaatttgccaaatacattagagatggaagtcttaaacgattGGCCCAGCGTGTGTtaccacataataataatatcaagatTCATAAAAGGGTGTGCCTCACCGTAATGATAATAAgtgataataatatcaagtaataataagatacacaaGCCTCACACACGCATCTGTCCAAATGTTATATGGCTGACGtaggaagcccgacatccccaaATTTCCCCAAATTAGTGTGGGTATTGGAGGAAAAAGTCAGTCGTTAGGAGTACCAGTTTATATGTGTCAacaacatacatacatacatacaaagGAGCCTAGATACACGTAAAACTGTACAATAGCTATAAAAAGCAAATAACAGTCTATGGCCAAAGAAACACGAAGTCATAATACTTGACATATATAAAATCCATATTACGACACGAATTGTGTATGTAACCACAGGACCTAGTCTAGTAATTTTaatacaataaataacaaagatCACTCTGTAAATTTAAATGGATCGAATGTCCCACAACTTAGGCACGTCAGTGAGGTTGGCCATTTTAGAACACCACTGTGTTAACACTTTATTGGGAAGATGAATATATCGACGATAACAGTCGCTGGACCACCTGCCTAAGATCTTAATGGCAGAGTCTGGAATACCGCAAGGTGCTGCGGCAGAGGCCCCACCAATCCTGAAGCTATGCGTATTGAGATCGGGCCCATTTACACTAATTTTTACAAAGGCAGAAACTAACTTCCTGGTAACAAATTCGCCGTTGGAGAGAACAAACCAAGGACCCTGATGAGTACCTCAGTACACAAGAAATTGAGAGAAAGCTTTGACAGGACACAAATCACCCTTAATCCTCCCAAACctaatttgaaatgttttccTACAGGGATGGGTTTTAGAACTTTTGATAGTCATATAAAGAGTATTGTTGCAAGGTGAGAAGCTAAACTCGGATTGGGACAAGTGAATATGGGGATCAAAATTGGTTTTGGAAGGGCAAACATATTCCGAAACTCTTAACAGACCAAACAAGGCAAACAAAATAAGGCATCGCCACATAGCTTTGtcacaaaatgaaaaacatgAATTGTTGATAAATCTTAGCATTTCGTGTAGGTGGGAGGGCGTGATTGGCAGTCTCTGGCGGCTTACAACATTCTCAGTTCGCCGAATACCCCTTATTACGTAGTACAATTTTCCCATGTCAGATATCTTTTCGGAAAATCCACAGATTAGACTTTGGTACTGTATCCCACACAAGTACACCTTAATAGTAGCATATTTGACCCACGTTGACATAAAAGTGACATAGAGCTGAAGGTGGGATTCAATGAGCGGAAACATCCGGATAGAGGCGTGGTGGCAAAACATTCTGTAGGATGAGAGTCCAGAACGGTAGGTAAGTCTGGTGTTTGGCGATAAAGCAGCATCGAAGAGGTAATTCATTGTCACACTAAGCATTCAGAGATTGACGAGGGGATAGGAGTAGGAAGCTCTTCGACGTATGGGCACTGCTCTTTGAACTTTGCGACCTGTAAATGCGAAAGTATTTTGCATAAATATTAAAAGTGCCACAAATGTGGCGCATCAGCAAATTTATGTTGTGATTTGccgtaaaataaaacaacacaCGAACAAGTTTCATGATGTGCTCACATTTGCACAACCAGTACTCCATATGCGGACAATGGCCTCGTTGTCTGTGAAAATGATAACCTGGGTATCAGACCACTTCTCACCCCACGAATGTACCACTATAACAACCGCAAGCAACTCAAGAAAGGTAATGCTGTAATTGTTGGTGTTGTAAAAAGGGATGGAAAACCATTTCCCATTGTAAAAACCGCCTAAACCACTCATGGAAGCATCTGTAAACATGTTTAAACTTTCTGATGTGAGGAATGATGTTTGGATGACCGCCATCCCGTTCCAACTGGGTAAAAAATTCAGCCACCACTCAATGTCCTTGCGGGATTCCGATGTAACGAAAATGTGATGGTAAAGGCTACTTACAGTAGTAGAAAGGTCAATTAACCAGCAAAAGACAACAATCCTATGAGTGATCAGATCAAATAAAAGTAGCAAATAAATTTAATCAATTCTTTGGTGACATTGCTAACAAGTTAGATGAAAACTACCAAATCCAAATACCAAATTTCAAGATTACTTAAAAAACCCTAATGAATACAGTGTATTCCTAAATGAAGCAGAACCAAGTGAAATAGCAAAACTGCTTCTAAATCTGCAGTTATCTATAATATATCCCCTAAGGTACTAAAAATAGGAGCTTATACTTTATGCGTCCCACTGACACAGCTTTCTAATAAATCATTTGAACTTAATCCCGATCCATAAGGCAAATTCTAGGCTAGAAGTAGGCAACTATAGACCAATTTCACTATTACCCCTTATTAGCAAGATACTAGAAAAGGTCATGTATTCCAGACTGATAGAATTCtttaaacatgaaaaaatactttgtaATAGACAATATGGATTTCAAAAAGGTAAATCAACAGAAATGGCAATTCTAGATCTACAATCTATAATCATTGATTCACTGGAGAAAGGAGAAACACTGTGTGGTATATTCTTAGACTTTGCTAAAGCCTTCGATACTGTCAACCACAACATTCTTATTCAAGAACTAGAATACTATGGAATTAGGGGAAGAGCTGGTAATTGGATATCTTCATATCTATATAACAGCCAACAATGCgtttcaatccaaaataacaCTGAATTAATTACAATAGAAATTGGAGTATCACAAGGCAGTGTGCTAGCGCCACTGCTCTTCTTAATTTATGTATAAGTGACATTGTCAAAGTCTCTGACATTATCACTTTGTTCTTGTTTGCAGATGACACTAGtattttttactcaaataagAATAGAGTAGAATTGGAACGAATTTTGAATATAGAATTGAACAAGCTATCTGATTGGCTTACAGCTAATAAACTTAGCCTAAATGTAGGGAAATCTACTGTCATAATATTTAGACCAAGGAATGCAAAAAATAACCTGGACTCTAACCTGAAAATAACGATATGCAAATAAAAGAAACTGACTGCGTTAAATATCTCGGTATCTTAATAGACAACAAAATTATATTCACCCAACAGACATGCATAATAAATCAGAATTGAATAGAGGAAACTCTCTGCTTGCAAAACTCAAACACTTTGTTCCACACCAGTTACTTAAAAGCTTATACTATGCTCATTTCCATTCATTTTTAGGTTATGGTATCCTAGTATGGAGCACTACTGTACAAGGTAACCTTCAGGAATTAAGCAATACACAAGATAAGGCTGTCAGAATAATGAACTTCTGCAATAAAACTACTATAACAGCTCCTTTATACAAGGAAATGAATATATTACCCATTACTACTAATGTAAAATTAGCATCAGCGAAATTGATCTGGAGAATCTCTAACAATTGCGTAGctgacaaaaaaatgtttttcgaaCATGGTCTCCTAATTAACAAAAGAGATAAGGAAAAAATTATCAATCCTCATAGAAACACAGAGGTAGCCGAAAGCTTTATAACATATAAAGGAGTAATCAATTGGAATCGTGGCATTCcaactacaataaaaaaagcaaattcTCTTGAAACCTTTAGAAATCTTACAAACAACATCTTCTTGcaacaatttaaaataaaaaaaaacctgaAACCAAATATCATTGTAATCACTCATTTTAACTACTCTGTATTCCTAACATGTTTCTACATTCTAAAACACTACTATACAGATTTTTACTAGAATCAGTCTTTGACCCGTGTCATCACATAAACGCTTTCACTGCGCCCTGCATGAAAAAAACGGAAAACAAATTGGTACTGAGCTTGTTTAATCTTTCATGATTTTTCTCAGTATCAACAACCTAAATATGTTGTCTTCTTTGAACTATATATTTCTAGTGTATATTTATCCTATGGAATTGGGCATACGTTTTTATAGTGAAAGTTATATTTCTATAGTTGTTAAATATACTAAATATAGTTTATTgtataaatttaatatatatattatatagtatTTGTAACATGGTTAACGGCTGAAATATATACATTCTACTCTACTCTActctattttttaaacaatagtaAACAGACTCatgaatattaaaatattatatggGATTGTAATGTAGCTCAGGGATTGTACAGTTACAGGATTTTATTAAGAaacattttgtatttatttaaattggGTTGTTTAAATAAAGCTGTTTCTGTCAACAaacaatgtatatatattacataCATATAGATGCATCCTATATTGGTACACATGTGCAGATATAGGATGCATCTAAAATGTCAAACAAATGATGACACAACAAACCATTAATTTACATTACTTCTCCTATTGCATTTATTTATTATCATTGCATTTAAAACATAGCTCATGTATTCAAAAATGTGAAAAGAATTAATGTAAGAAAGCTCTTTGGTATCTACCCCCTATTCAACTATAGTACATATTTTTCATTAAGCTTCAAAATTCAGAAATTGATTTTGTTAAAAACGGTTTCTGATTCCAGATTattaaaagagaattaaatcaGGTTTCTAAAACTGGGCTATCTACCTAATCCAGAACCAATGAGTTAATGATGTCACTAAAAACCGTTTAAACTTCATTATTTCTGTAACTGTTTGTCTAAAAGCACATAATTATGTAAATTTTCCTGATTGGATTTTCAGCTGTATATATAAAATGGAAGTATTTGGTATCAAAATTTGTCAGTACGCACATGAATTCATGCCAATGTCATCAAGATTTTAGTTTTCACAATGGTAAAAGTGTTTTTGCGGTCgttttacccccccccccccattcaGTTATCATATTTCCTTTCTAAAACGCTAAATTATGTATTTATGCCCTTGGAAAATGACAGTTGCAGTAAACTTCACTCTTCACTAACATCTGTTAAACATTTAGATTGTGACAATGCATTTGACAACAATTTCCTATTTGGGTTCATTTAATTTCCTTGATTCCCTGTATTGTGAGATTTTCGGACCATTTCTTTGTTTAGTTTGGTAGACcccctttcttttttttccaattatttacATCAATGTTTTTAGGTTCTTTGTTTTTAAGTCCTCTCATTTAGATGTCCTCTGTATATTTTACAAGGTATATATTTCAAAAGATTGATTTGTTGATGCAAGTGACCATATCAGTAAGGTCATGCCCAGCATTTTGCTTTCTCAAGATTGAATTGGTTCACAATCTGCTAGCTTGATTGAATAAACTCTTGTAACAAACTGTTTTCGCATGATGTCATGATCCTTGGCTGTCACTGGCCCCAAACATAGCACTTTTGTACATGTTAATGTCtttgagaatgtttttttttatatgaaaatactATTGTTTGTGGAAAATATTACAGAATTAAGCAAAAggagacaaaagaaaaaaacaaaattttcttccaATTATGCTATTGGATTGTTAGAGATCTCTCACAAAGCTGGAAAGACCTGCTTGAAAATGCATAGGAACTATTTTAAACATCAATAAAATTCAGTTCTAAAATTGTAGCACCTGAATCAATAAAACTGTGACAATATTTTAAGCGTCTGTTCAAATATCTCCGAATCTTCTcaaaaacaataaagaaatCATAAAAGGATTCCTAAatctcattttttgctgttacgtttttaaattaaactttaaactatttgttattaaacaaacaaatgatGTCAATGGGCTGTTACCTATTcttatgttattttgttttgtgaaccagaaatttaaaaaaatatttcttctgaGGTTTATTCTATTTTAAAACAGTGTGGCAATTCTGTACAGTCCAATAATCCGGACAACATGCACTTCATAAAAATATATGGGCGAGCTTTATGGTACAGAATTAGTGAAGCTTATCACATTAAAATATGATTCACTGTTGCTTTAGTTACAACtttatttcaatttcttttctcTTTGATTCTTTTTTCGTAGGTGCTAtaatatcttaattttaaagaaaaacttaGAGGTAAAGTGTTGTGACATTTTCACCTgctaagaatattatttttttaaacattttcaattGAAATAAGGTCAATTATGTAACTGCTTTATATATCACTGAACTTCAATCGAAATGatcttttaataaatattttgtgaaaatgCAACGCTGTATATAAAATCCAGCTTTAAGTTTTGCTAAAACTTAATTGTGCTTTTAAAACATTAGTTAATAATAGTTAactaataatataaaattatgcaatttaAAAACATGACTATAAAGTGATAAATAAATTCCAAAAATTACTCTTTTGAAAGGGTGTTaactaataaaaattattttatatttgacAGCTTTATAGAATTGATTTGAAATGTAGTGTCTTAATTCTAGTTATAAATACTTTATAACTTTATTCATGTCGATTAGGGAAATAGTATGAACAGGTCGATTAATATTGTATGAGCGAAATTGAGTTGTATACATGAATGTATGATAAAATAGAAACGAATCTCCAGAACTGAATGGTGCTTTCACCATTTACAGAGCTGAGAAGCAAAGCAGAGAAGCTTTTCTTTACGTATACTCTGAGAGGGTGTGCATATGTATAGgacatatattttaaagaaaacttttttatgAGTATATATTTGTGATTCAACGGAAATGATTGTGGCTGGGTAAGTGTGTAACTATATTTCAACCTTCTCTGTGTGTCCTGCAAAAtagtaaacaaagtaaaatttaaTAGTGAGTTTTAGTATCCTCAAGTGATCTATTCTTTTAAAACGTTTTGTGAAAGTTAATAGCAACATTAAGCATAATTTGATAGGTAATGTTTTagtaataattattattataatttcctaaaaaaatttctaaatgtTAGATAAAATGCAATTctagatttaaaataaaattatcaaGCAGCTTTGGAAGACATCACAGTATAAACTGGACCTTAGGTATCCTGCAAGAACTATACTCATAGCTTGATAACTTAACCTCATACAAAGCATCTCAATAAGAACTGTATTTACTTATTGAATAGCAAGCTTGTCAGAgaaaatacttttaaagttattttgaaTTATCTTCTATTGAATTTATAACAAAGGGTATTCTAAACATCACAAGTAATCATATTTTTTAACCTAGTAACTCtcattaaattaattaacattATTAAAATGTAATTGCTAATAACACACTACCTAACAAGTTATGTCCAAgctgttttttataattatgtATGAACAAAAACTATGAATGTGTAATAAACATGATTTCGAATCACAATCATACGTAAGTTGTTTTTATTCACtgcaaaacttgtttttaaaatttaccttGTACGAAAAAAAACGTtgattttgttacttttatagtatatatttctttgtaatgatTTAATAGTTTGGTTGTTGCATAAAATTCTAGTAGCAACAGTCCTTTATTGTTTGCTTCTAAATTAGTTTGTTTACAGaagcaaataaattttttgtttttttctttgtaatttaGTTTGTCTTAGGCTCTAACAACAAAGGTGTCATGACTATTCTTTTTATGAATCTAAAACAAGAAATGTCACTCCATTACATGTGCAAGAGCTCATCTTCCCTAAATTTAGTTTTAAGCTGTTTTTAAGATTCACAacttataaaaattttataagcATCTATTTCAGTGATAAATTATTTAAACATGACTACAACTCATTCTCATAATTTTTATTCACTCTTTAATTCAACAATTGTTTATCTTCTATTAGTGTGGTGTATTAACAACATTTACTGCTTTTATGTGTAACTTAAAAAACTCTTTAAGCTTTTTACGTAATGTGATTTGTGCATGACTTGAGATTTTTTATCATgcatgtaaaaaatttaaaatgtgcttATGGTGCCATTGCTGCTTTTATTCCTAATaagattgtttatttttttattggttCAGAAAtgcaagtaaaaaataaaaaagcaaacaaacaaataaataaataaatatatgtaaataaataaaaactttgaacTCTAAAAGACTGAAAGTTTAAAATCCACATGCAACAGATCTTGTTTACATTCTTAGTCCTTAAAAGAAACTATCTTTTTATAGCTAGAAACTACCTGGATATCAAGAAATAGAATGTTAAACTTGCAAAGAATGACAGAAAATAAATCTAGCAGTAATCAAGTTAATTCTATCAGAAAAGGGAATTTATAAAATAGGATTTCGTTTATATTTAAGTTATGTTTGCATTGAACAAAATAattgtttaataaatataatttaaattttggaaattcttttcatgtttttatcattatataattgttaaaaaatacctcACCCTTAGAAGATGTAGACGATTTTCTAACGAAGTTAAGATTTGCTTAACATATAAAACACTAaactttccaaattttttttaaattttttttgaaaaaagctaaGTACAGgctagaatttttttgtttgttctaaaaTTTTTGGCCTAAATTAAAGCTTCATGCCcttaaaatttgcaaattttaagTTTGATCTAATTTGAGTTATTTCTCAGCATATTCTTGATCAGcctttaacaaaaatttataatctaAATTTAAcgcaatgctgaaaattctTTATACCATAGACAACAGAATCATGAGCCACCAAAAGGCATGGATCCTGCATTTCGTGGTATCAATGCAAAAGCAGGACTGACAGTGTGGAGAGTTGAGGTgagaatattttctttctttggataaaatttgttctttttaaaattcCTATGCTGGTTCATATTCCCCAATTCTTGTtctgttattttctttttttctctttctttactataaatgaataaacaaatcaatcaatagatgaatgaatgaatgtgcaaacgaagaaataaaaacttctTGATCCTTAAATATTGTTATCACTTTTTCActttatgttaaaattttatttctagaaTTTTGGACTTAATAAGCTACCCGAAGCACAATACGGTCAGTTTCATGATGGCGATTCCTACCTTGTCTTGCAGGTATACTCGAATTATTAACTCAAGTGTGAATATATTTTACTCATGTTAAATAAATCATAGATTAAATCATGGATTAGATGTAAACATAGATAAATGTCGAATAATTACATgatgcaaaatttttttttcttgtatgcACTTGCTTTAATTTGAAGATGACCTGATAATATAAGTTTGcacaaattaattattttaaaggcTGAAGGAAGGCAGAGTCCATACAACTACCATGTTCATTTTTGGCTTGGAAAGAAAACATCTCAGGTAACACAATAACATTCATATTTTATATAACTGCAACTCCTGTAAGATACCGATCATTAATGTCCcaaatttatcaatatttttttgttcttaaaagaAACCACTTGTAACTATGCAGGCTGAATTAAAGGATTTCGAACTGACTAGTTTGAAGACAAGCTTATAAACAATATAAGACCAGCCCATATTTCCATTATGAGTCATTCTACTTATACTTACCGTCAAACACCAAAATTAGAAGTTCTGTCAATTGCTTAACCAACCTTTTTATTGTTCACATgacaacaatttttaattttttgtaactttAGTCTTGAGTTATGAGATCTAAAAGAAGATAACCATTTTTTATTAATGAGTgtgttttcttattatttatttatcaatggTATTACTAAAGATCTGTTTCCATGTAAAAGGGGAACATAGTTTTACATGATTTCACATGGTTACATTTCCCCATTCCATATTCCATACTGTGACTTAAAATTAATGAAGATTTTGTTTAGTAAAAATCTCCCGacctttttttctataaaaacttTCCAACCTAAATAGAAGTAAACTGCAAATGGGGACAATGATAACCTCTGGGGAAAATTCCaacttttaattgtttttaaaaaggttaggTTAGCTTTGGTAAcccgttattttattttaaacaggaTGAAGCTGGCACTGCAGCATTAAAAGCTGTTGAATTAGATGACGTTCTTGGTGGTGCTCCAACCCAATACAGAGAGGTAAAATAGAAGGCatcttttaattttcataaTGACCAACtagtagccttgtggtagagcattcgcttCTAGTGCAGGAGGTCTTAAgccaagtcatgccagagaATATAAAGttaatctatcctttctgcttagtgttcagcatgagaataggattgttatcttaggcggttgtctagttgagcgattgctgtgctttcaCGACTTTTGTAGCTCAcataggagctttaaatgcactaggatccCCTTCGGTATAACAATGATTGAAAGCTATATGGAGACTAAAGTCAGTTAATAAGATTAGTCATGGAAGAATATGATATAAATAAATTCGCAATTTTTGAGTgtaagagaaaaaaattaatttcttttctatCCAATAAGGCGttcttaaatttaattttttttaatagcgAATCTTTTTGTGAGAGAATAACTCTATATAAatttggaatatatatatatatacatatatctaATAAAAATATCTGCTACATCATTTGAAAATTCCGTCtgtattttaacaaaaaaatagttgTAGAACTCTGAAATCATTAGGGCTTTGAATGCAACAATACTGGTACCAACATAACATTTTCTGTAGTCGAATTCTAAGTTTATTATAAAATTCCTATAAATGTCTTAAAATTCTCATAAAGTGTATCACATGAATAAGATAGTTAGGGTATTCAAGTACTTTCGCTCAACGTAGACATTCGAATACTTTTTCTGGAgagcatatttttatataatgttTGCTTATATTTTAAGATTCAACATCATGAAAGCAGAAGATTTGTCTCGTATTTTCCAAAAGGTCTCAAGTAAGTTAGGTTTTTGTTGACGCTTAACTAATAAACTCATGTGTAAGTTTTCGTTTGGTCTTGTGTTGACAAATTATGTTCAGTGAGGTCAGATTTCGTTCCTGAAGACTTggaatgattttttttgtaataaaaccaATGTCTGATGAATTAATATGTTGAATAATCTCTATTTAAATCTTTAGCTAATGTTATAAAGTAGACTATGAGAATTTTTTCAAAGATTGGTTTGTTgtgattaatgtttatttttgtagATACGCTGAGGGTGGTGTAAGAAGTGGTTTTAAAAAAGTCGAAAAACAATCTAGAAAACGACTGCTGCAAGTAAAAGGGAGAAAAAGACCAAGAGTTTTTGAGgtatttattgttgttgttgttattgttgttattgtggtCGTTAAACGAACTTTGGAATGTGTTGCTATTAGTATTAATCCAGGACAAATAGTCCTTCGGAGTTGACGTCATAAAGAAGTGTTTTTTGATTAGAACTCGAAATTGAGAGAACTTATATAATCATTTTCTTTCCCTTTTTAACGTTTTGAATCAtgttgtttgaaatttttaagtaaaaggttttaaaaaatgaaagtacACGTTGAATTTGAGAGAGATGTTTATTGAAGCTTTATGTTTCACCACCTTTTAGACAGAATTGTAATATTTATATGAAATTGCTTTTTAGGTTCCCTTGCATTCTGATTCATTAAACAGAGGTGATGTGTTTATTCTTGACAATGGTGCGAAAATTTGGGTGTGGTGTGGAGCAGAAAGTAACCGTGCTGAACGAAGAAAGGTATGCACATGCTGTGAAAGCTCTATTTTAGCTTTATAGAAGTACTAAATAAAGTCACAGCCTTTTCAATTCGATTTTTCACGactgcaaaaaaaattcatttgctTTTTTTCTTAATGCGGCAATTTTTGACGCTGACAAGAAATTAGAAATAGCTGTATCATCTTGCCTTAAAGGCCTATCTCCACTAGATGATATTTATTACGATCAACGGAAAGTGAAGAAACACACCTCAATGAAATTAcattctagaacgattttttcaaattcAAGATGACTGATGTTAACATGCGTTACATGTTTTTACTTCGAAGAAGACTGCTATTacattattaatattttttataattcataTTAATATTTGCTTGATTTGTACTAAGAAGTTACAGAACTATTTCACAAAATTTCACAGATAACACAACACGACCATACCCTTCGGCTGCCATctttaaattattcttaaaacattttgctatctgattttttttctaccTTTTGTATTGGGATAAAACTTGACGATCGCTTATCCCTTAAAGAACAGTAGAAAACACTCCTACTTTTCGTCagccgatttttttcttttatgcatGTGTCGTCACGAAATATTTAACGATCGTCGTGACAATCGTGTAGTGGAGATCCTCTTTAAATGTgtgttacttttattttttaaaaacctatATAGATGTGACTTGAATCCTGAGAATATGAAAAAGTGATACCTCCATTGGGGTGTACTATATGCTGTGACCAGAAAAATAGTAAATAGAGTTAAAAGATCATAAaaagttgtttgtttttgtttttacaatgCTCTTATGTTTACCTTGTAGGCAACAGAGATTGCACGTGCTTTACGTGATAATGACAGAGCGGGAAAATCACATGTTATGGTTGTCGGTAGGTACTGCATGTAATTTTCACATAGCTCAATCCTGTTATTATTGTGGAATATGAGTATAAAGGGTGTTTTCAAAACTTGTGATTCGTTATATAGATGATGATCCGATGGCGCGACCACAGAAGGACAATAAGAATGACAGCCTGTCGTTATTCTATAGTGACCTAGGGTCATATGGACGAATTAAACCAGCAGGCGAGAGAGGATCTGATGAAAGAGTTGAACGTGAAAAGATGGGTAATACAACGTTACACAGGTAAACACTAAAAACTCAAGCCAATGATATGTTTACTGTATGTATTCTGTGTTTtgaaatcaataaataaatgcGTCATCACTCATGCTAGTATGCAAATGCCTCTAAAATTGTCAGAGGT
The genomic region above belongs to Hydractinia symbiolongicarpus strain clone_291-10 chromosome 4, HSymV2.1, whole genome shotgun sequence and contains:
- the LOC130642218 gene encoding uncharacterized protein LOC130642218; this translates as MFPLIESHLQLYVTFMSTWVKYATIKVYLCGIQYQSLICGFSEKISDMGKLYYVIRGIRRTENVVSRQRLPITPSHLHEMLRFINNSCFSFCDKAMWRCLILFALFGLLRVSEYVCPSKTNFDPHIHLSQSEFSFSPCNNTLYMTIKSSKTHPCRKTFQIRFGRIKGDLCPVKAFSQFLVY